Part of the Solanum pennellii chromosome 10, SPENNV200 genome is shown below.
aaaataaatattcatttttgtatttgacACTTTCATAGCATATATCACgaaaaaatgattattatttttctatatgtTATCCTTTAACTTTAATATAGTTATATATGTTCATAACCTAATACTAAATATCACTTAATAAgaataatgtaataaaattacttattatttttgtcTTGATACAACCACTAAAAAAGTAATTACTGATGTATctattttattacattatttttattaattgatattttagtATTAGATCTTGTAAACAATTTGgagaataatatttaatagcaaggataaaaaatgaataaaagaaaatttagaaataagtaataggtaaaaatgaaaaaagaaagtatAATTTTTCGTATGTATAGGTAAAAgtgaataaagaaaatattatttttgagtgtgttatatttaaatataagaagtaaaaataaacgGAGCGAAACGAATGGAGTAACGATGGAGGGCGCACACGATTCCCACATGTAAGTATAATTTAATGTCTTTTATGCATCTAATCCGACAGGTAATGctattttcattataaaattccaaaaaagagaagaaaatataaGAGAAGTTGAGACCAAATTTCAGTAGAGTCTAAAATTACTTAACTGGAACTAATGCAAATGGCTTCTTCCTTCAAATGCTTCTTGGTGTTGTACTTTTTGTTATTGTCCTTGTACTTCACCCAAATTTCAAGAGCAGAAGATATTGTTGAAGAAGGGATTCTTTACATTGATGGGGTTTCTTCAATAGCAAAAGTTGATAAAGATTTTATTTGTGCAACTTTAGATTGGTGGCCTCCTACTAAATGTGACTATGGAACTTGTAGCTGGGGAAATGCTTCTCTTCTTAATCTTGTAAGTTTTCCTCTTTCTTCGGTACtcaaaggaagaaaagaaaacgAACCTTTTTTTGAATCTTTCGTAGgggataaaaatgaaaatatttctttgCAAGTGAgtgttttttacttattttctaatGCTCGGtaagtaacaaaaaaatattgtctaaAAAGTATTTATACGTTATCTAGTAAAACAATATCGGATATGATTTGGGTGTTGTGATGGTCAAGAGGGGCGGTTAGGTGTGTTGACGGTGGTTCTCGATCCACTTTATTAACTACTAAGCTATGAGCGAATTATGTTAGGTTCAACTTTACATCTCATTGAACTGATGGGAAGTGTTTTTTATTGCAGGATCTAAGCAACAAGGTATTATTTAATGCAATTAGAGGTATAAATTTTTTGGAGAAACACCTATCTatgataccttcaaaatttGTTCAGTAGTTTTCTGATTAATGAGTAACAATTGAAGTTTCCTCCTGCATTTTGCAGCGTTTTCTCCGTTAACAATTAGACTTGGAGGTACATTGCAAGATAAACTAATATACCAAACGATGCATGATAAACAACCATGTACTCCATTTTTCCATGATGATACAGAGCTGTTTAAATTCACCCAAGGTTGCTTGCCTTTGTCTCGTTGGGATGAACTCAACGAATTCTTCAAGAAAACGGGGTAACTTTACTTCATGCAGTTTTCTGCATTTTGAACTTGAGTGAGGAAAATCGTATAGGGGAAGTGATAGTTATGGACTGAGTTCTTGTTAGTGAAGAGCTATTATGTATATCATTGCAGGGCAAAAGTAACTTTTGGGTTGAATACTTtaaatggaaagaaaatagCTTCTGACGGCCGCTCTGCTTTGGGAGATTGGGATTCCAGCAATGCAGAGTCTTTAATCAGATATACGGTTAGCAGAGGTTATAATATCCACGGCTGGGAGCTTGGTATGAAACTCTCTCCATTCTTTAACTACAGTTATATTAAGGGTATGCAGATACGCAAACGTAGCATAAATGTAATAGAATTAACGATACTGTAAGGAGCAAGTAGTATGAGAATTATCCTTGTATTGTGGTCTAGTATGAGTATTCTTTTTTGCTATCGTATGAAAGAgcatatgcatcaatttcctGTAAGTAGCGATAGGGAATGTTTCCGTTGTAGTTGACAGGATATGCATAATCTTTCTCTCGATCAAGATAATAAATGTCAAAAGGCTTCCGTAAGACAGGTTCGCATGGATCACTTCCTTCCATAGGAACACAATATTACAAGCCAACTCTAAGACTGTTGACTGAATATTTCATCTTTTGGGCTACTCTCTGCTACATTTGATTTACATTTGTAGTTTCTTTCCAGGAAATGAATTGAATGGAAACGGAATAGGTCCAGCTATTTCAGCCGATCAGTACGCTTGTGATATTATAGCTCTTCACAAATTAGTGCAAGATATATATAAAGGGAAGGATGTTATGCCATTAATCCTTGCACCAGGAGGAATATTTGATGCTATTTGGTTTCcgaaatttataaataaagcATCTAATTCTCTTCAAGTAGTTACACATCACATTTACAGTGTTGGTGGAGGTACGTTAAGCTCTTTTTATGTgagaatgttgttgttgttgtaagcTTTAATTTTCCCGTAATCCTAGGCTCCTAGCTCAGCCATTGTGATTGTAATAGCGGATCATCTCATATTTAGGCGACGACACCAACCTAGTTCAGAAAATACTTGAACCTTCTCATCTGGATGAAGAATCCAAATACTTGCAAAATCTTCAAGGCGTTCTCCGAAATTCTGGAACTTCAGCTGTAGCATGGGTTGGTGAAAGTGGAGGAGTTTATAACAGTGGTCGCAATCTTGTTTCAAATAGCTTTGTGTCCGGGTTTTGGTAATAATTCAACCTAACTGGTCTACCTATACCTCTGATAACTTTCTTGTCAATATTTCATAGAAGTGATTTTGCTTCTTGCAATATATAGGTACTTGGATCAGATTGGGATGTCAGCCACGTTCGATACTAAGACATATTGTCGACAAACATTGGTTGGTGGCAACTACGGTCTCCTCAATACCACAACCTTTCATCCAAATCCTGATTATTACGGGTATGCCTTAGAAGCTAGCTTTTCAATGTTGTTTTCTCCGAAACAAGACTAACTGCATCATCTACTGAACTAATGTAGAACATGTTTAACTTCGTAATGTAACATACTCGTTTAGCATTATACTTATCGTTACTTGCATATCTCTTTCATGCATACAGTGCTCTTTTATGGCACCGTTTGATGGGAAGGAATGTTCTATCGACACAGTTCCAAGGAATGAAAAAACTGCGCTCATACGCTCACTGTTCAAAATCTTCTGTAAGTATAAATAGCGTAAACTTGTACATGAGAGATTGTGATGTCTAAATACATAAATCGATATGTTGCAGGAAGGAATCGCACTGATGTTGAtcaacatgcatagtagtataACAGTTAATATTAGTCTCTCAGTCACAGTTGCTAACACAAACGAGTCGCCAATGCTGCTACAAGTCACGAATGATCAGAACCCGAGACACGAAATTGAGAGGGAAGAATATCACCTTACAGCCAAAGATGGTGATTTACATAGCCAAACAGTGCTTTTGAATGGAAATGAACTTAATGTGGATCATTTTGGAAGAATCCCTCTGTTAGAACCTGTAAGAGTAAACCCCTCTCATCCAATTTCCATTGCTCCTCTTTCAATTGTATTTGTTCACATTCCCACTATTCAAGTGCCTGCTTGTAGTATGTATACAAGAGAGTACATGTAAGAGTTATTTCAATACTTTGATCATGAATTTATTTGAGtaataaataagtttttttccCAACTTAAAGCAAGCTTATTTtgtttgacttattttagaaaataataaaatctttcAAAGATAGCCTCTCTATATATACTCTACGCTTTTCAACCTCACTACAGAGCCACATGTAATTGAGGGGTGTCGACTGTCACCCCTTTGTTAGAGAATTACGTGTAGCTAGggtaatttcatatatatatatatatatatatatatatatatatataatattacatACTGACACTCCTTGACTTTgacatgattttattttttattattttgataccCCTTAGTCAATGTTTTGGCTCCGCTGTTGTGTTATTGTtgggtaaaataaaataatattttcataaaaatcgaaTACAATACATATAGTGgtcatatatatctttaaaaagttaaattgaATTAGAATATACAAGAATCAAATTCTAAttaataagataatattttcAACTAATCGAGCTATTCTAAATTAATAAGATGAATATTTTCAACTAACCGAGCTATTAAAATTATCGTGACTTCCCACCTCCCGGTCTGCTCAAACACAAAAAAACAAATAGTAAATGTTGAAAGGAAAGTAAGTGTGAAAAATATCTACATAAAGAGACAACTTTcttgatattattttactataccaaattatcatattaacgtatattattataagtggaaagtttcaaagtgaaaaattaaattattattttattttacattgaataaaattattataaaaatattactaattaaatattttatcattaataaagaaaatcatcatatttCAATATTACTCCATAATGTACACATACATTGCATACTTAAAGTTTAATAACAATCAATTAAGTATTTGAGTATACAAAGAGGTGGATCAATTTACTTGTAATTGTCATTTAGTTCAGCATTTTCAATACTCTAGAATAACTTTTCATCTTACTAAACTAATCCAATGTTTGGAAcgtcttttcaacttccaattaTAGTTATATAACTTTATAAATAGTCACTTCAGTGAATCATGGTAAATTCATTGAGGCTCTCTTCTTGAGTTTCAATTACCACAtgtccttcttctttttcattatttatcttTAATGTGTGGGTTTCACTGCTATTGCTCATATATCATCTCTCCTAATAATTATGCCACGATACAAGGGCTGATAGATGCAGTTAAAAATGTTATTGGtttgattaaataaaaagatattcaTAACATCATGAACGCCTTTATCCAAGATTTAAGCTGAtagctctttttttttcctattatttttatttagttagttaCGCTTAAGTATTACTCTATTAATAAGATGTTTGATGTTCTGATTTGAAGAAGAAGTGAAAGTTGTGTTAATTGCAACAATGTTATGACTTgctaatttttttgattttatctaataataatacttcatcACTCGCGTGAAGTAggaatcaaaatatatatgttgatttcagttcatttgtgaaattattttttaaataacccTCATgagtt
Proteins encoded:
- the LOC107032105 gene encoding heparanase-like protein 3, which translates into the protein MQMASSFKCFLVLYFLLLSLYFTQISRAEDIVEEGILYIDGVSSIAKVDKDFICATLDWWPPTKCDYGTCSWGNASLLNLDLSNKVLFNAIRAFSPLTIRLGGTLQDKLIYQTMHDKQPCTPFFHDDTELFKFTQGCLPLSRWDELNEFFKKTGAKVTFGLNTLNGKKIASDGRSALGDWDSSNAESLIRYTVSRGYNIHGWELGNELNGNGIGPAISADQYACDIIALHKLVQDIYKGKDVMPLILAPGGIFDAIWFPKFINKASNSLQVVTHHIYSVGGGDDTNLVQKILEPSHLDEESKYLQNLQGVLRNSGTSAVAWVGESGGVYNSGRNLVSNSFVSGFWYLDQIGMSATFDTKTYCRQTLVGGNYGLLNTTTFHPNPDYYGALLWHRLMGRNVLSTQFQGMKKLRSYAHCSKSSEGIALMLINMHSSITVNISLSVTVANTNESPMLLQVTNDQNPRHEIEREEYHLTAKDGDLHSQTVLLNGNELNVDHFGRIPLLEPVRVNPSHPISIAPLSIVFVHIPTIQVPACSMYTREYM